From Magnolia sinica isolate HGM2019 chromosome 13, MsV1, whole genome shotgun sequence, one genomic window encodes:
- the LOC131224226 gene encoding uncharacterized protein LOC131224226 has protein sequence MGFHHPNASDFRFQKLLSLLSCSIAGKTYFSLFSSMVGASVFSRVLEDFARKILSPLLSSSLLSNVKILLRFIKIYENSSGQKVNTAKTIFIAPKKTSRSKARRLSAISGFSQGFFLTTYLGVPISKGKISRPMLQQLVQKITIMIEGWKAKLLNPAARLVLIKHVLSSIPIHLLSAINIPKSIIRSIDSSIVNFFWGSLAHGNKHHWISWEKICAPQQEGGLGIMRIEEVMRALRIKMAWNLLKGSSLWAGLFSAKYLWKFLSNHGRLGVVIFPSWKEIARVLPFTLKHSKWLLGMGNVSFWFHNWSSNGILAGAVVTIIPRHLLYATVSDFNPISGCMQLADVQDIITPSAMAVPIDTAIQRFGVSLASKCECYRNRQSADPMQFASNLADRCRSQPQFAATLHSISVLPRPLFPPNHLSGTAVPIGQGAEESIAHLFYQGQTASRKLPFSTLSTSPMGWLKLNIDGSSRGNPGESGGGGVCRDHSSNLIFAFHRYYSTASNTITETQAMLDGLNICSYLGLTNIIVESDSKLIVEAMDDLLSSIPWKF, from the exons atgggatttcatcaccctaatGCTTCAGATTTTCGGTTTCAGAAGCTCTTATCATTGCTCAGTTGCAGCATTGCTGGAAAGACATATTTTTCTCTATTCTCATCAATGGTAGGAGCTTCGGTTTTTTCAAGAGTACTAGAGGACTTCGCCAGGAAGATCCTCTCTCCCCTTCTATCTTCATCCTT ACTTTCTAACGTGAAAATCCTTCTCAGATTtatcaaaatctatgaaaattctTCAGGCCAAAAGGTTAACACTGCTAAAACCATcttcattgctcccaagaagacCTCCAGAAGCAAAGCTCGGCGTCTCTCTGCTATTTCAGGCTTCTCCCAAGGGTTCTTCCTAACAACCTACCTGGGTGTCCCCATCTCCAAAGGCAAAATATCCAGACCGATGTTGCAGCAATTAGTCCAAAAAATCACCATCATGATCGAAGGATGGAAAGCTAAGCTCCTCAACCCTGCTGCTAGACTGGTGTTAATCAAACACGTCCTTTCGAGCATCCCCATTCATCTCCTGTCAGCAATCAACATTCCAAAATCAATCATTAGATCGATTGACAGCTCCATCGTAAATTTTTTCTGGGGAAGTTTAGCTCACGGCAACAAGCACCACTGGATAAGTTGGGAGAAAATTTGTGCACCTCAGCAAGAAGGGGGGCTAGGAATCATGAGGATTGAGGAAGTTATGCGAGCGCTTCGCATTAAAATGGCTTGGAATCTTCTGAAAGGTTCATCACTTTGGGCTGGTTTATTCTCGGCAAAGTATCTTTGGAAGTTCCTCTCCAATCATGGCAGATTAGGCGTTGTCATCTTTCCTAGCTGGAAGGAAATAGCCAGAGTATTACCGTTCACCCTCAAACACTCTAAATGGCTTTTAGGCATGGGCAACGTCAGTTTTTGGTTTCATAATTGGTCAAGCAACGGGATATTGGCTGGTGCTGTCGTAACTATAATTCCTCGCCACCTGCTGTATGCCACGGTCAGTGATTTCAACCCCATTTCAGGCTGCATGCAGCTTGCAGATGTCCAAGACATAATCACCCCTTCAGCTAT GGCGGTCCCTATTGATACTGCGATCCAGAGGTTTGGAGTGTCACTTGCATCGAAGTGTGAATGCTACAGGAATCGGCAATCAGCAGACCCAATGCAATTCGCTTCGAATCTAGCAGACCGGTGCCGCTCGCAGCCTCAGTTTGCTGCTACTCTCCACTCGATCAGTGTCTTGCCGAGACCGTTGTTTCCCCCTAATCACCTTTCAGGCACTGCTGTCCCCATTGGACAGGGAGCAGAAGAAAGCATCGCCCATCTGTTCTATCAGGGCCAAACAGCCAGCCGG AAATTGCCTTTCTCAACACTCTCCACATCACCAATGGGTTGGTTGAAGCTTAACATTGATGGCTCATCTAGAGGTAACCCAGGGGAGAGTGGAGGTGGAGGAGTTTGCAGGGATCACTCAAGCAACCTCATTTTTGCATTTCATAGATACTACAGCACTGCCTCCAACACAATCACTGAAACCCAAGCCATGCTTGATGGATTGAACATTTGCTCATATCTGGGCCTGACCAACATTATCGTGGAGTCTGACTCAAAGCTTATTGTGGAAGCAATGGATGACCTTCTTTCATCCATtccttggaaattttga